The following are from one region of the Alicyclobacillus fastidiosus genome:
- a CDS encoding helix-turn-helix transcriptional regulator, whose translation MNQPLVDARKERGLTISEAASQMGISHGMLAMMETQKRKGSDETKIKIARFYEKSVQELFYAH comes from the coding sequence ATGAACCAGCCTCTGGTCGACGCTCGAAAGGAGCGCGGATTAACCATCTCAGAAGCAGCATCCCAAATGGGCATTTCGCACGGAATGCTTGCCATGATGGAGACCCAGAAGAGAAAAGGTAGCGACGAAACCAAAATCAAAATCGCAAGATTCTATGAAAAGTCTGTCCAGGAACTTTTCTACGCACATTAA
- a CDS encoding helix-turn-helix domain-containing protein — METLGRRLASLRKNRGLTQGQLAQRLGLAQSTIASWETGKREPDPGTILKLASFFDTTTDFLLGRAVEIDSGFDGIGYAIREERNEHGLTQRELANHIGVSQRQISQFENGILPVPSDVLRKIADVFGMSLLAFLNRHDLYDEYIPHHFDGDVDAYAAFKKAEKEDAQNEGRHSDELSSKEERDIAKELERMMESLDSDKALAFDGEPLTDEDRELLRASLEHSLRTARIVAKKKFTPKKYKK; from the coding sequence GTGGAAACACTTGGCCGTAGACTTGCATCATTAAGAAAAAATCGTGGACTAACCCAGGGGCAACTCGCACAAAGACTCGGACTCGCTCAAAGTACAATTGCTAGTTGGGAAACCGGAAAAAGAGAACCTGACCCGGGGACAATTTTAAAGTTGGCCTCGTTCTTTGATACAACAACTGACTTTCTTCTCGGCCGCGCGGTTGAAATTGATTCTGGTTTCGACGGTATCGGATATGCGATTAGAGAGGAACGAAATGAACACGGTCTGACCCAACGTGAATTAGCAAATCATATTGGCGTATCTCAACGCCAAATTTCGCAATTCGAAAATGGCATTCTACCCGTACCCTCAGACGTGTTGCGAAAAATCGCGGATGTTTTTGGGATGTCTTTGTTGGCTTTCTTAAATAGGCACGACTTATACGATGAGTACATACCTCATCACTTCGACGGCGACGTTGACGCTTATGCCGCTTTTAAGAAAGCTGAAAAGGAAGACGCCCAGAACGAAGGACGCCATTCTGATGAACTCTCCTCAAAAGAAGAACGAGACATCGCGAAGGAGCTCGAACGCATGATGGAAAGTCTGGACAGCGACAAAGCCCTGGCGTTCGATGGAGAACCCTTAACAGACGAGGACAGAGAGCTGTTACGTGCGTCGCTTGAACACTCTTTGAGAACTGCAAGGATAGTCGCTAAGAAGAAATTCACCCCGAAAAAATATAAAAAATAA
- a CDS encoding ImmA/IrrE family metallo-endopeptidase, with protein sequence MLVTIKEKVKMLVAKYGTSSPFEIAEARKILIFKHPLGNILGYYTRHRRVQMIYLNSHVEDRHLQRFVCAHELGHATLHPEVNTPFLRRNTLFSVDKIEREANTFAVELLIPDDAVYRNEGCSTSREISTAYGVPPELIQLKRIH encoded by the coding sequence ATACTTGTGACGATCAAAGAGAAAGTTAAAATGCTTGTCGCCAAGTACGGGACAAGCAGTCCTTTTGAGATAGCCGAAGCTCGCAAGATTTTAATATTTAAGCATCCTTTAGGCAATATTCTCGGCTACTATACCAGGCATCGCCGGGTTCAAATGATTTATCTAAACTCGCATGTTGAAGATCGACATTTGCAACGTTTCGTATGCGCGCATGAATTGGGCCACGCGACACTGCACCCAGAGGTGAATACGCCCTTTCTTAGGCGCAATACACTTTTTTCTGTAGACAAGATAGAGCGTGAGGCTAACACGTTCGCAGTCGAGCTCCTGATACCTGATGACGCAGTTTATCGCAATGAAGGTTGCTCCACCAGCCGTGAAATTTCGACCGCATACGGAGTTCCGCCCGAACTAATACAACTCAAACGCATTCATTGA
- a CDS encoding site-specific integrase, whose product MATGRIVKHGDTYRYIISVGRDPVTGKYKQIWRSGFKTKREADEKMRDHLHQLADGQVPVDQTLSQFLKKFVDDHCKGMKPSALWTYDYTCQHYIVPILGKVKLDKLSHSHIQQLYEAWNAKLAPSTVHRIHRVLRTALNYAVKQGYLVKSPMTRVDAPERRTPRRTILSVQQAKTMLTWLKQRRPGPYKACFLAIYTGMRCGEVAGLQWGDVEWDTNVLHVRRSRQRTKGEDIVGTPKTADSERDIVVPDMVMNELRLWYDAQRAFHRLVEMPWDESLYVVRLPDGEVPDPHIFARGVKVALTKLGLPIVTFHDLRHTHASWLLESGVDLKVVSQRLGHSSISVTADVYSHVTRRLQEDAVKKLENMMGGETSH is encoded by the coding sequence ATGGCCACTGGCCGAATCGTTAAACATGGAGACACCTACAGATACATCATCAGTGTTGGCCGCGATCCTGTGACCGGCAAATACAAACAGATATGGCGTTCTGGTTTTAAAACCAAACGCGAGGCTGATGAAAAGATGCGTGATCATCTTCACCAGCTGGCAGATGGACAAGTACCCGTTGATCAAACCCTATCGCAGTTTCTTAAAAAGTTCGTCGATGATCATTGTAAGGGTATGAAACCAAGCGCTCTCTGGACGTACGATTACACGTGCCAACATTACATTGTGCCGATCTTAGGCAAAGTCAAACTAGACAAGCTGTCGCACTCACACATTCAACAGCTTTACGAAGCGTGGAACGCGAAGCTCGCCCCCTCCACTGTGCATCGCATTCATCGAGTGCTGCGCACTGCTTTGAATTACGCAGTGAAGCAGGGGTATCTAGTGAAATCTCCAATGACACGCGTAGACGCTCCAGAGCGCCGTACACCGCGTCGTACCATCCTTTCTGTACAACAGGCCAAAACCATGCTCACGTGGCTTAAACAGCGACGTCCAGGGCCATACAAAGCGTGCTTCCTTGCCATATACACTGGTATGCGTTGTGGAGAGGTAGCCGGATTGCAGTGGGGCGATGTCGAGTGGGACACTAACGTATTGCATGTCAGGAGGTCTCGACAGCGAACCAAAGGAGAAGACATTGTGGGCACGCCAAAGACAGCAGACAGCGAGCGTGACATAGTCGTACCCGACATGGTGATGAACGAGTTAAGACTGTGGTACGACGCACAGAGAGCGTTTCACAGACTCGTCGAGATGCCCTGGGATGAATCCTTGTATGTAGTACGTCTACCAGATGGAGAAGTTCCCGACCCGCATATATTTGCTCGTGGGGTTAAAGTGGCACTTACAAAGTTGGGATTACCCATCGTTACGTTTCACGATTTGCGCCACACACACGCATCTTGGTTGCTCGAGTCTGGTGTTGATCTAAAAGTTGTATCACAACGCCTAGGTCACTCCTCCATTTCGGTGACCGCTGATGTTTATAGTCACGTTACTCGTCGATTACAGGAGGATGCAGTCAAGAAACTCGAAAATATGATGGGAGGAGAGACAAGCCATTAA
- a CDS encoding anthranilate synthase component I family protein produces MQSHRYSIEGQVDPFYLYLHAQTVVGEGGAFLLEAGRDDENAAFQMSLIGVCPVVEVQVKDGLVTVHVDKSIEAFLTELPDGLGDEQSVDGIWPSVVSRSAHHFRPKDPMAFLERLRVRLQEICAPDMHEPFSAGFLGYVGYDGVHYLERLPKTTTDDRNVPDIRLQWHAAVVQLTDGQMVLHRQDDRLSAGGDAGALASKLNRLARELERIARRGLVEPDALVRAKSLGSGEAEVHYDVSEEMYCNSVERAREYIAQGDMFQVVLSTRMRIRHALHPYAAYDALRRLNPSPYMFVAEYEGMRLYGASPEVQFRAIDGLAEMKPIAGTSRGRGGSREEDEVLVAALKADQKESAEHVMLVDLCRNDLGRISISGSVHVPDFMVVERYSHLFHLVSRVQATLRPDVSVFHALLATFPNGTLSGAPKIRAMEIIDELESLRRGPYGGFIGMIDAMGNANTAIVIRSVLELEGVQYVQVGAGIVLDSVPEREWQECHHKAGAILDVLQGRRR; encoded by the coding sequence GTGCAATCGCATCGCTATTCAATCGAGGGGCAAGTTGATCCCTTTTATCTATATCTTCACGCTCAGACTGTGGTTGGAGAAGGCGGGGCCTTTCTCCTTGAAGCAGGTCGCGACGATGAGAATGCAGCTTTCCAGATGAGCCTCATCGGCGTTTGTCCCGTCGTCGAGGTCCAAGTGAAAGACGGGCTTGTGACCGTCCACGTCGACAAGTCCATTGAGGCATTCTTGACAGAATTACCGGATGGCCTGGGCGACGAGCAGTCGGTGGACGGTATATGGCCGAGTGTCGTCAGCCGGTCGGCGCACCATTTCCGGCCGAAGGACCCGATGGCATTTCTCGAACGATTGCGAGTACGGCTGCAAGAGATCTGTGCACCGGATATGCATGAACCGTTTAGCGCTGGCTTTTTAGGGTATGTCGGCTATGACGGCGTGCATTACCTGGAGAGACTGCCAAAGACGACTACGGATGATCGAAACGTGCCTGATATCCGCCTGCAGTGGCATGCCGCCGTCGTTCAGTTGACGGACGGGCAGATGGTCTTGCATCGCCAGGACGACCGCTTGTCTGCGGGCGGAGACGCGGGTGCGCTTGCGTCGAAACTCAATCGACTGGCGCGCGAACTTGAGCGCATCGCACGCCGTGGACTCGTCGAGCCCGATGCACTGGTGCGGGCGAAGAGCTTGGGTTCTGGCGAAGCAGAGGTACACTACGACGTCAGCGAAGAAATGTACTGCAACAGCGTCGAACGAGCGCGCGAATACATTGCGCAAGGCGACATGTTCCAAGTGGTTTTGTCCACGCGGATGCGGATCCGCCACGCATTACATCCTTACGCCGCCTATGACGCCTTGCGTCGCCTCAACCCTTCTCCGTATATGTTCGTCGCAGAGTACGAAGGGATGCGGCTGTACGGTGCGAGTCCGGAGGTGCAATTTCGCGCGATCGATGGCCTTGCCGAAATGAAGCCAATCGCGGGAACGTCACGCGGGAGGGGTGGATCGCGTGAGGAAGACGAGGTGCTTGTCGCAGCGTTGAAGGCCGACCAAAAGGAATCGGCTGAACACGTCATGCTGGTCGATCTCTGCCGCAACGATCTCGGGCGCATCTCTATCAGCGGCTCCGTTCACGTACCGGACTTCATGGTCGTGGAACGGTACTCACATCTGTTTCACCTGGTCTCACGCGTCCAGGCTACCTTGCGTCCGGATGTCAGCGTGTTTCATGCGCTTCTCGCGACATTCCCAAATGGCACGCTGTCTGGCGCGCCAAAAATTCGCGCGATGGAGATCATCGATGAACTTGAATCCTTGCGCAGAGGTCCGTATGGTGGTTTTATCGGGATGATCGACGCGATGGGCAATGCCAACACGGCGATTGTCATCCGCTCCGTGCTGGAACTAGAGGGTGTGCAGTATGTTCAAGTGGGAGCGGGAATCGTCTTAGACAGCGTGCCGGAACGTGAATGGCAAGAGTGTCATCACAAGGCTGGCGCCATTCTGGACGTGCTACAGGGGCGCCGTCGCTAG
- a CDS encoding aminodeoxychorismate/anthranilate synthase component II, giving the protein MLLVIDNYDSFTYNLVQYCAELGSDVVVRRNDTPLQELVSLNPSAVIVSPGPCSPTEAGVSIEAIQYFAGRVPVLGVCLGHQSLAVAFGGRVVRAAAPVHGKTSMVNHNGDDLFSAVPSPFRATRYHSLEVDPATLPASFTVTARVDDVIMAMRHEPTGALGVQFHPESILTDAGKLMLANFLATAA; this is encoded by the coding sequence GTGTTACTCGTAATCGATAATTATGATTCCTTTACGTACAATTTGGTACAGTATTGCGCCGAATTGGGCAGCGACGTAGTTGTCCGTCGCAACGATACCCCTCTGCAAGAACTCGTGTCCCTGAATCCTTCCGCAGTTATTGTCTCTCCAGGTCCCTGTTCACCGACTGAAGCGGGCGTTTCCATCGAAGCCATCCAGTACTTCGCTGGCCGCGTTCCTGTATTAGGCGTGTGCCTTGGCCACCAATCGCTCGCCGTCGCATTCGGCGGTCGCGTGGTTCGCGCTGCTGCGCCCGTACATGGCAAGACATCGATGGTGAACCACAATGGGGACGACCTGTTCTCCGCCGTTCCATCGCCTTTCCGCGCGACGCGATATCACTCTCTCGAAGTCGATCCCGCCACGCTCCCGGCATCCTTCACCGTCACGGCCCGGGTGGACGACGTCATCATGGCAATGCGCCACGAACCGACCGGTGCGTTGGGTGTGCAGTTTCATCCAGAATCCATTTTGACCGATGCCGGCAAGCTGATGCTCGCGAACTTTTTGGCGACGGCCGCGTAA
- a CDS encoding YjgB family protein, producing the protein MKTSRWILSAIGTALLSGGLVTGCAGANTTTAPASQKAINVTTEPNTNTAATNSATNSSNNNSTQPTNTGTTTTTPSTPASSTAPSDSTALETVRQASDLAKSGQAVGVPFKVQSNIEAVSSAWGQPAQQSSAGAGIYATFPAHQAAFGLNKGEQIFDVRSSSSAVQSVTLADIEQVLGQPGTVRHTSDSQIYLYPAGPDYQLMWVFAKSNGSVASHVDHISVFWPQGTVNSMAQTQPAPGVVIDKAPGEAGQLFTFSIANPPKGYQLEELEWIPTSGSAVINTLTQASNNGTNGNSVPGFTINRDGQTLSFRYTDAMRGQTGYVRVIYQDTSGAAMLGQSSTITLK; encoded by the coding sequence GTGAAAACATCAAGATGGATTTTGAGCGCTATCGGCACGGCTCTCCTCTCAGGCGGACTTGTCACGGGGTGTGCAGGTGCGAACACGACGACGGCGCCAGCGTCCCAGAAAGCTATCAATGTCACAACCGAGCCCAACACGAATACGGCGGCGACCAATTCGGCAACCAATTCATCGAATAACAACAGCACGCAACCAACGAATACAGGCACGACGACAACAACGCCGAGTACACCGGCGTCCAGTACGGCTCCTTCTGACAGCACTGCCTTGGAGACCGTGCGACAAGCGAGTGATCTCGCGAAATCCGGTCAGGCGGTTGGGGTTCCCTTCAAAGTTCAGTCGAACATCGAGGCGGTTTCATCCGCTTGGGGACAGCCAGCGCAGCAGAGCTCGGCCGGTGCGGGAATTTACGCGACGTTTCCAGCGCATCAGGCGGCGTTCGGCTTGAACAAAGGTGAGCAGATATTTGACGTCCGCTCGTCCTCGTCTGCCGTGCAGTCTGTCACACTTGCGGACATCGAGCAGGTCTTAGGTCAACCAGGTACCGTGCGACACACGTCCGATTCGCAGATCTATCTCTACCCAGCAGGTCCGGATTATCAGTTGATGTGGGTCTTCGCCAAATCCAACGGATCGGTCGCCTCCCACGTCGATCACATCTCGGTGTTCTGGCCGCAAGGTACAGTGAACAGCATGGCGCAGACCCAACCAGCGCCAGGCGTGGTCATCGATAAGGCTCCAGGCGAGGCCGGACAACTGTTCACCTTCTCCATCGCGAATCCTCCGAAGGGATATCAGTTGGAGGAATTGGAGTGGATCCCGACAAGCGGGTCAGCTGTGATCAACACGCTCACGCAAGCGTCGAACAACGGAACCAACGGAAACTCCGTTCCGGGTTTCACAATCAACCGAGACGGACAGACCCTCAGTTTTCGATACACCGATGCGATGCGCGGACAAACGGGCTACGTCCGCGTCATTTACCAAGATACTTCTGGTGCAGCGATGTTGGGCCAAAGCAGTACGATCACGTTGAAGTAA
- a CDS encoding DUF421 domain-containing protein — translation MHLLFTTAAAVITFIILLILVRWIGQTQISQSTYFNWVAGACMGNIAANMLASTSIHSIVDGAIQLVAFSAVTIVAALIAIKSKRFRLITSGKPVVLIHQGEYILPHLKQTKVNVDLLHQMLREQGYFDYRSIKYAILEPTGSLSVLPIDEQKPREDNVSQTTNPSASRRQESEHVK, via the coding sequence ATGCACTTGTTGTTTACGACTGCCGCAGCAGTGATCACGTTCATCATCCTGCTGATCCTCGTGCGTTGGATCGGGCAAACGCAAATTAGTCAATCGACCTATTTTAACTGGGTCGCTGGTGCGTGCATGGGCAACATCGCCGCCAACATGTTGGCTTCCACGTCAATTCACAGTATTGTCGACGGCGCCATTCAACTCGTCGCGTTTTCTGCCGTGACGATTGTCGCCGCCTTAATCGCCATCAAAAGCAAGCGCTTTAGACTGATCACGAGTGGCAAGCCGGTCGTCTTGATTCACCAAGGCGAGTACATCCTACCTCACCTCAAGCAGACGAAAGTGAATGTCGACTTGTTACATCAAATGCTCAGAGAGCAAGGGTATTTTGACTATCGCAGCATCAAATACGCCATTCTCGAGCCGACAGGCAGCCTGAGCGTCCTCCCGATCGACGAACAAAAACCTCGCGAAGACAATGTCTCGCAGACCACGAATCCATCCGCCAGTCGCCGTCAGGAAAGCGAACACGTCAAATAA
- a CDS encoding MFS transporter, with translation MNRLSLQLNRNAVVWWMQSATGVTQTTQFMVMPFMALYMSSHTHAAPSVVGLAVGTISLTSTVLSFLGGSLADRFGRKWVMALAMLVSTLAMLQFAAASSVWSFFVVSVLTGLSRALFGPASQAMLTDLTPPEGRSRVFGMNYWMNNIGAAVGPIIGGMIGSEAPKLTFYLAAGISAVYMAVIAICFPESRRPSREARDEVSLRDAIQILRTDYALIVFIVAGILTSIGYSQFDTTLPQFMQTLFGTHTASHDYSYIFAATGFEVVVLQFLVNRFSQRLEIGSVLLVSQAIYAMSFFGIGLSHTFIAFLAWSVILTLGEVMAAPRLAQYISMLADERMRGAYFGANSLSNLGFFVGPFMGGVLLHQLGAFSVFGVVALFALCAGPMYRLSHRMYVHRAKADARDGEKTALRI, from the coding sequence ATGAATCGTCTATCGCTTCAATTGAATCGCAACGCCGTCGTGTGGTGGATGCAGAGTGCAACCGGTGTCACCCAGACCACGCAATTTATGGTCATGCCGTTTATGGCCTTGTACATGTCCTCGCATACGCACGCAGCGCCGAGCGTCGTCGGGTTGGCTGTGGGGACCATTTCGTTGACGAGTACCGTTCTCAGTTTCTTAGGCGGATCGCTCGCGGACCGCTTCGGGAGAAAGTGGGTCATGGCTCTCGCCATGCTCGTCAGTACGCTTGCCATGTTGCAGTTTGCGGCCGCTAGCAGCGTGTGGTCATTCTTTGTGGTTAGTGTGCTGACAGGATTGTCGCGGGCGCTGTTTGGACCGGCCTCCCAGGCGATGTTAACCGATTTGACGCCGCCTGAAGGGCGGTCACGGGTGTTTGGGATGAACTACTGGATGAACAATATCGGGGCAGCAGTGGGGCCGATTATCGGCGGAATGATCGGCAGTGAGGCACCGAAGCTGACTTTTTACTTAGCGGCAGGCATCAGTGCAGTGTACATGGCAGTGATCGCCATTTGCTTCCCAGAGTCGAGAAGACCGTCGAGGGAAGCTCGAGATGAGGTCAGCCTTCGGGATGCGATACAGATTTTGCGGACAGATTACGCACTCATCGTCTTCATTGTCGCGGGCATTCTCACGAGCATCGGGTATTCGCAATTCGATACGACTTTACCGCAGTTCATGCAGACCTTGTTCGGTACGCATACGGCGTCGCACGATTACTCGTACATCTTTGCGGCGACCGGATTTGAGGTGGTCGTACTGCAGTTCCTAGTCAATCGCTTTAGCCAGCGTTTGGAGATTGGCAGCGTCCTCTTGGTGTCACAGGCGATCTACGCTATGAGTTTCTTTGGGATTGGCCTATCGCATACGTTTATCGCGTTTTTGGCCTGGTCGGTGATTCTTACACTGGGTGAGGTTATGGCGGCGCCGAGGTTGGCCCAGTACATTAGTATGCTAGCGGATGAACGGATGCGTGGCGCGTATTTTGGTGCTAATTCGCTGTCGAACTTGGGTTTTTTCGTGGGGCCATTTATGGGAGGTGTGCTTTTGCACCAACTAGGCGCCTTTTCTGTGTTTGGCGTCGTCGCGCTCTTCGCACTCTGTGCTGGGCCGATGTATCGCTTGTCACACAGAATGTATGTACACCGGGCAAAAGCAGACGCGCGCGATGGCGAAAAAACCGCTTTGCGGATCTAG